One window of Mus caroli chromosome 11, CAROLI_EIJ_v1.1, whole genome shotgun sequence genomic DNA carries:
- the Acadvl gene encoding very long-chain specific acyl-CoA dehydrogenase, mitochondrial, with amino-acid sequence MQSARMTPSVGRQLLRLGARSSRSTTVLQGQPRPISAQRLYAREATQAVLDKPETLSSDASTREKPARAESKSFAVGMFKGQLTIDQVFPYPSVLSEEQTQFLKELVGPVARFFEEVNDPAKNDALEKVEDHTLQGLKELGAFGLQVPSELGGLGLSNTQYARLAEIVGMHDLGVSVTLGAHQSIGFKGILLYGTKAQREKYLPRVASGQALAAFCLTEPSSGSDVASIRSSAIPSPCGKYYTLNGSKIWISNGGLADIFTVFAKTPIKDAATGAVKEKITAFVVERSFGGVTNGLPEKKMGIKASNTSEVYFDGVKVPSENVLGEVGDGFKVAVNILNNGRFGMAATLAGTMKSLIAKAVDHATNRTQFGDKIHNFGVIQEKLARMAILQYVTESMAYMLSANMDQGFKDFQIEAAISKIFCSEAAWKVADECIQIMGGMGFMKEPGVERVLRDIRIFRIFEGANDILRLFVALQGCMDKGKELTGLGNALKNPFGNVGLLMGEAGKQLRRRTGIGSGLSLSGIVHPELSRSGELAVQALDQFATVVEAKLVKHKKGIVNEQFLLQRLADGAIDLYAMVVVLSRASRSLSEGYPTAQHEKMLCDSWCIEAATRIRENMASLQSSPQQQELFRNFRSISKAMVENGGLVTSNPLGI; translated from the exons ATGCAGTCGGCTCGGATGACCCCGAGTGTGGGGCGACAGCTGCTGCGCCTGGGGGCCCGAAG CTCGCGATCTACTACTGTGCTTCAGGGACAACCCCGGCCTATCTCTGCCCAGCGACTTTATGCCAGGGAGGCCACTCAG GCAGTTCTGGACAAGCCAGAAACCCTCTCCTCTGATGCTTCCACCAGAGAAAAACCAGCCAGGGCA GAATCTAAGTCCTTTGCTGTGGGGATGTTCAAAGGCCAGCTTACCATTGATCAGGTGTTCCCATACCCATCTG TGCTCAGTGAAGAACAGACACAATTTCTCAAAGAGCTGGTGGGACCAGTGGCCCGGTTCTTTGAG GAAGTGAATGACCCTGCCAAGAACGACGCCTTGGAGAAGGTGGAGGACCACACTTTGCAGGGACTCAAGGAACTGGGGGCATTTGGTCTGCAAGTACCCAGCGAGCTGGGTGGTTTGGGCCTCTCTAATACCCAG TATGCTCGCTTGGCAGAGATTGTGGGCATGCACGACCTTGGTGTTAGCGTTACCCTGGGAGCTCATCAGAGCATCGGTTTCAAAGGCATCTTGCTCTATGGCACAAAGGCCCAGAGAGAAAAATACCTTCCCAGAGTGGCATCTG GGCAGGCTTTGGCTGCTTTCTGCCTAACAGAGCCCTCAAGTGGGTCCGATGTAGCCTCCATCAGAAGCTCAGCCATACCCAGCCCCTGTGGAAAATATTACACTCTCAATGGGAGCAAGATCTGGATCAG TAATGGGGGCCTGGCCGACATTTTCACTGTCTTTGCCAAGACGCCAATTAAAGATGCAGCCACGGGGGCCGTGAAAGAGAAGATCACAGCTTTTGTAGTGGAAAGGAGCTTCGGAGGGGTTACCAA TGGGCTCCCTGAAAAGAAGATGGGCATCAAAGCATCTAACACGTCAGAGGTGTACTTTGATGGAGTGAAGGTGCCATCAGAGAATGTGCTAGGAGAGGTGGGAGATGGCTTCAAGGTTGCTGTCAACATCCTCAACAACGGAAGATTCGGGATGGCTGCAACCCTCGCAGGCACCATGAAATCCCTCATTGCCAAGGCG GTTGATCATGCTACTAATCGTACCCAGTTTGGAGACAAAATTCACAACTTTGGAGTGATCCAGGAAAAGCTGGCTCGGATGGCTATTCTGCAGTATGTGACTGAG TCCATGGCTTACATGCTGAGTGCCAACATGGACCAGGGATTCAAAGACTTCCAGATAGAAGCCGCCATCAGCAAAATCTTTTGCTCG GAGGCGGCCTGGAAAGTGGCAGATGAGTGCATCCAAATAATGGGGGGCATGGGCTTCATGAAG GAACCAGGGGTGGAGCGTGTGCTCCGAGATATTCGAATCTTCCGGATCTTTGAAGGGGCAAATGACATTCTTCGACTGTTTGTGGCTCTCCAAGGCTGTATG gACAAAGGAAAGGAACTCACTGGGCTGGGCAATGCCCTGAAGAACCCTTTTGGAAACGTTGGCCTCCTGATGGGAGAAGCAGGCAAACAGCTGAGACG gAGGACAGGAATCGGCAGTGGTTTGAGTCTGTCAGGGATTGTCCACCCAGAGTTAAGTCGCAGTGGTGAACTG GCAGTGCAGGCTCTGGATCAATTTGCCACCGTGGTGGAGGCCAAGCTGGTGAAACACAAGAAAGGGATTGTCA ATGAGCAGTTCCTGCTCCAGCGACTGGCGGACGGCGCCATTGACCTCTATGCCATGGTGGTGGTGCTTTCCAG AGCCTCAAGATCCCTGAGTGAGGGCTACCCGACGGCACAGCATGAGAAAATGCTCTGTGATAGCTGGTGCATTGAG gcTGCAACTCGGATCCGAGAAAACATGGCCAGTCTGCAGTCCAGCCCTCAGCAGCAGGAGCTCTTCCGGAACTTCAGAAGCATCTCCAAGGCCATGGTGGAGAACGGTGGCCTGGTCACCAGTAACCCGCTGGGAATCTGA